One window of Mesorhizobium sp. WSM4904 genomic DNA carries:
- the glmS gene encoding glutamine--fructose-6-phosphate transaminase (isomerizing) — translation MCGIVGIVGHSQVAPLIVDALKRLEYRGYDSAGVATIEKGELGRRRAEGKLINLERRLKEDPLDGTIGIGHTRWATHGVPNETNAHPHFSDGVAIVHNGIIENFAELRDELSRDGYKFSSQTDTEVVAHLVARELAKGLKPVQAAHQALKRLSGAFALAIMFKGDEDLIVGARNGPPLAVGHGDGEMFLGSDAIALAPFTNAVTYLEDGDWAEVRRNSVTIYDIDGNKVDRRRQQSLSTSFMVDKGNRRHFMEKEIHEQPEVISHTLAHYVDFVAGVSKPLELPFDFAKIGRLAISACGTAYLAGLISKYWFERYARLPVDIDVASEFRYREMPLSASDAAFFISQSGETADTLASLRYCRKAGMKIGAVVNVRESTMARESDVVLPTLAGPEIGVASTKAFTCQLSVLASLAVRAGVARGSISRDEEKQLVRELSEAPRYATQVLKLDEQIERISRELSRYKDVLYLGRDTNFPLAMEGALKLKEISYIHAEGYAGGELKHGPIALIDENMPVIVIAPHDRIFEKTVSNMQEVAARGGKIILITDAKGAAQAGIKAMETIILPDVPEIIAPIIYALPIQMLAYFTAVFMGTDVDQPRNLAKSVTVE, via the coding sequence ATGTGCGGTATCGTTGGAATTGTCGGCCATTCGCAGGTCGCGCCGCTGATCGTCGATGCGCTGAAGCGGCTCGAATATCGCGGTTATGACTCTGCCGGCGTCGCCACCATCGAGAAGGGCGAGCTCGGCCGACGCCGCGCCGAAGGCAAGCTGATCAACCTCGAACGCCGTCTGAAGGAAGACCCGCTCGACGGCACGATCGGCATCGGCCACACGCGCTGGGCGACGCATGGCGTGCCGAACGAGACCAATGCGCACCCGCATTTTTCCGACGGCGTCGCCATCGTCCACAACGGCATCATCGAAAACTTCGCCGAGCTGCGCGACGAGCTCTCCCGCGATGGCTACAAATTCTCCTCGCAGACCGACACCGAAGTCGTCGCGCATCTGGTGGCGCGGGAACTCGCCAAGGGGCTGAAGCCGGTCCAGGCCGCGCATCAGGCGCTGAAGCGGCTCTCCGGCGCCTTCGCGCTGGCGATCATGTTCAAGGGCGACGAGGACCTGATCGTCGGCGCCCGCAACGGTCCGCCGCTCGCCGTCGGCCATGGCGACGGCGAGATGTTTCTGGGCTCGGACGCCATCGCGCTGGCGCCTTTCACCAACGCGGTCACCTATCTGGAAGACGGCGACTGGGCCGAAGTGCGTCGAAACAGCGTCACCATTTATGACATCGACGGCAACAAGGTCGACCGCAGGCGCCAGCAGTCGCTGTCGACCAGCTTCATGGTCGACAAGGGCAACCGCCGGCATTTCATGGAAAAGGAAATCCATGAACAGCCGGAGGTGATCTCGCACACGCTGGCCCATTACGTGGATTTCGTCGCCGGCGTCTCGAAGCCGCTCGAGCTGCCCTTCGACTTCGCCAAGATCGGCCGGCTGGCGATCTCGGCCTGCGGCACCGCCTATCTCGCCGGGCTGATTTCGAAATACTGGTTCGAGCGCTACGCGCGGCTGCCGGTCGACATCGATGTCGCCTCGGAATTCCGCTATCGCGAGATGCCGCTGTCGGCGAGCGACGCAGCCTTCTTCATCTCGCAGTCGGGCGAGACCGCCGACACGCTGGCCTCGCTGCGCTATTGCCGCAAGGCCGGCATGAAGATCGGCGCGGTCGTCAATGTGCGGGAATCGACCATGGCGCGCGAATCCGACGTCGTACTGCCGACGCTTGCCGGCCCGGAGATCGGTGTCGCTTCGACCAAGGCCTTCACCTGCCAGCTGTCGGTGCTGGCTTCGCTGGCTGTGCGGGCCGGCGTGGCGCGCGGCTCGATCTCGCGCGACGAGGAAAAGCAGCTGGTGCGCGAGCTTTCCGAGGCGCCGCGCTACGCCACCCAGGTGCTGAAGCTCGACGAGCAGATCGAACGCATCTCGCGCGAGCTCTCCCGCTACAAGGACGTGCTCTATCTCGGTCGCGACACCAATTTCCCCCTCGCCATGGAAGGGGCGCTGAAGCTCAAGGAAATCTCCTATATCCATGCCGAAGGCTATGCCGGCGGCGAGCTGAAGCACGGGCCGATCGCGTTGATCGACGAGAACATGCCGGTGATCGTGATCGCGCCGCATGACCGCATCTTCGAAAAGACGGTGTCGAACATGCAGGAAGTGGCGGCGCGCGGCGGCAAGATCATCCTCATCACCGACGCCAAGGGTGCGGCGCAGGCGGGCATCAAGGCGATGGAGACGATCATCCTGCCCGATGTGCCGGAAATCATCGCGCCGATCATCTACGCGCTGCCGATCCAGATGCTCGCCTATTTCACCGCCGTGTTCATGGGCACTGACGTCGACCAGCCGCGCAATCTGGCGAAATCCGTGACGGTGGAGTAG
- a CDS encoding cytochrome c biogenesis CcdA family protein, giving the protein MALDIGYVSAVGAGAISFLSPCVLPLVPPYLCYMAGVSVDDFRGNRGVTAREGARGALLYASFAFVLGFSTVFVALGAGASTIGRLLRVWQEPLAMVAGALIIVMGLNFLGILRIPLLSREARFQSQGKPANMVAAYVMGLAFAFGWTPCIGPVLGPILTLAGGRETVGEGALLLAAYSLGLGIPFLIAALFSGAFMRFLGKFRVHLGRVEKAIGALLVVAGVFFLTGGVQSASYWLLENFPMLGRLG; this is encoded by the coding sequence ATGGCATTGGACATCGGCTATGTCAGCGCGGTCGGGGCAGGGGCGATCTCGTTCCTGTCGCCATGCGTGCTGCCGCTGGTGCCGCCCTATCTCTGCTACATGGCGGGCGTGTCCGTCGACGATTTCCGCGGCAATCGGGGCGTGACGGCACGGGAAGGCGCGCGCGGCGCGCTGCTCTATGCCTCTTTTGCCTTCGTGCTCGGCTTCTCGACCGTCTTCGTAGCGCTCGGCGCGGGCGCCTCGACCATTGGCCGTCTGCTGCGCGTCTGGCAGGAGCCGCTGGCGATGGTGGCGGGCGCGCTGATCATCGTCATGGGGCTGAATTTCCTCGGCATCCTGCGCATCCCGCTGCTGTCGCGCGAGGCGCGCTTCCAGTCGCAGGGCAAGCCGGCCAACATGGTCGCCGCCTACGTCATGGGACTGGCCTTCGCCTTCGGTTGGACGCCTTGCATCGGCCCGGTGCTCGGGCCGATCCTGACGCTGGCCGGCGGCCGCGAGACGGTGGGCGAGGGTGCGTTGCTGCTCGCCGCCTATTCGCTCGGCCTCGGCATTCCTTTCCTGATCGCGGCGCTGTTTTCCGGCGCCTTCATGCGCTTCCTCGGCAAATTCCGCGTCCATCTCGGCCGTGTCGAGAAGGCGATAGGCGCGCTTCTGGTCGTCGCCGGCGTGTTCTTCCTGACCGGTGGCGTGCAAAGCGCGTCCTATTGGCTGCTGGAGAATTTTCCGATGCTGGGGAGGTTGGGGTAA
- a CDS encoding succinate dehydrogenase assembly factor 2: protein MTGTQRSSEGLDARRRKLLFRSWHRGMREMDLILGSFADAEIGALTGDEIDQYEMLLEIPDTEFLPMIIGERPVPPDIDCAVLQKILASRRTVTF, encoded by the coding sequence ATGACCGGAACACAGCGATCAAGCGAGGGGTTGGATGCCCGCCGCCGCAAGCTCCTGTTCCGCTCCTGGCATCGCGGCATGCGCGAGATGGACCTCATCCTCGGCTCCTTCGCCGATGCCGAGATCGGCGCCTTGACCGGCGACGAAATCGACCAATATGAAATGCTCCTCGAAATCCCCGATACTGAATTCCTGCCGATGATCATCGGCGAACGCCCGGTTCCGCCCGATATCGATTGCGCGGTGCTGCAAAAGATCCTGGCGTCGCGCCGGACCGTGACATTTTGA
- the recG gene encoding ATP-dependent DNA helicase RecG, with the protein MRPSILDPLFVPITSLAGIGPKVATMIERVVPADLGDRAARAGDLLFVLPNTVIDRRNRPGIALSAEGQIVTLEVRVDRHQPPPRGNRSVPYRVYAHDDTGEVALTFFHAHAAYLQKMLPEGERVVISGRMEWFNGRPTMVHPDHIAPIDEADGLPLVEPVYPLTAGLSAKVLRRAIGQALGRLPELPEWQDEAFMRRHSFPSFGDALSRIHYPKDPIDVAVEGAAWRRLAYDEFLAGQVSLALVRARIRRLSGRPLTGDGRVVEKLRAALPYKLTPSQEFALGEINADLADPERMLRLLQGDVGSGKTVVALLAMGRAVEAGGQAALMAPTEILARQHLATIEPLAEKAGLSVAILTGREKGRERAETLEGLASGAIDIVVGTHALFQETVTFHDLVLAVVDEQHRFGVHQRLAITAKGDAPDMLVMTATPIPRTLVLTAFGDMDVSKLTEKPAGRQPIRTVTLPMERLDELVGRMRDAVAEGQKIYWICPLVEESEEIKLMSAEDRFASLKPLFGDRIGLVHGRMKGAEKDEAMRAFKQGETRILIATTVIEVGVDVPDATIMVIEHAERFGLAQLHQLRGRVGRGDRPSSCVLLYKDPLGETAKRRLSVMRETEDGFRIAEEDLKLRGEGELLGTRQSGTPGFQVARIEFHADLLEAARDDARLILSRDSELQSERGQALRLLLYLFGRDEAVRLLRAG; encoded by the coding sequence ATGCGTCCTTCCATCCTCGATCCCCTGTTCGTCCCGATCACCTCGCTCGCCGGCATCGGCCCGAAAGTCGCGACCATGATCGAGCGGGTCGTGCCGGCCGATCTCGGCGATCGCGCCGCGCGCGCCGGCGATCTGCTGTTCGTGCTGCCCAACACGGTGATCGACCGCCGCAACCGGCCGGGCATCGCGCTCTCGGCCGAAGGCCAGATCGTGACCCTCGAGGTGCGGGTCGACCGCCATCAGCCGCCGCCCCGCGGCAACAGGTCCGTGCCTTACCGCGTCTACGCCCATGACGACACCGGCGAAGTCGCGTTGACCTTCTTCCATGCCCATGCCGCCTATCTGCAGAAGATGCTTCCCGAGGGCGAACGTGTCGTGATCTCCGGCCGCATGGAGTGGTTCAACGGCCGCCCGACCATGGTTCATCCCGACCATATCGCGCCGATCGACGAGGCCGACGGCCTGCCGCTGGTCGAGCCCGTCTATCCGCTCACCGCCGGCCTGTCGGCAAAAGTGCTGCGCCGCGCCATCGGACAGGCGCTCGGCCGCCTGCCGGAGCTGCCGGAATGGCAGGACGAGGCCTTCATGCGCCGGCACAGCTTTCCGTCTTTCGGCGATGCGCTCAGCCGCATCCATTACCCGAAGGACCCCATCGACGTTGCCGTCGAGGGCGCGGCCTGGCGACGCCTTGCCTACGACGAGTTCTTGGCCGGCCAGGTGTCGCTGGCGCTGGTGCGGGCCAGAATCCGCCGTCTTTCGGGCCGGCCGCTCACCGGCGACGGCCGCGTCGTCGAGAAACTGCGCGCTGCCCTGCCCTACAAGCTTACGCCCAGCCAGGAATTCGCGCTCGGCGAAATCAATGCCGACCTCGCCGATCCCGAGCGCATGCTGCGCCTGCTGCAGGGCGACGTCGGCTCCGGCAAGACGGTGGTCGCGCTGCTCGCCATGGGGCGCGCGGTAGAGGCCGGCGGGCAGGCGGCGCTGATGGCGCCGACCGAAATCCTGGCGCGCCAGCACCTGGCGACGATCGAGCCGCTCGCGGAGAAAGCCGGCCTCAGCGTCGCCATCCTCACCGGCCGCGAAAAAGGCCGCGAGCGCGCTGAGACGCTCGAAGGCCTTGCCAGTGGCGCGATCGACATCGTCGTCGGCACGCATGCGCTGTTCCAGGAGACGGTGACGTTCCACGACCTCGTCCTTGCCGTCGTCGACGAACAGCACCGGTTCGGCGTCCACCAGCGGCTGGCGATTACCGCCAAGGGCGATGCGCCCGACATGCTGGTGATGACGGCGACCCCCATTCCGCGCACGCTGGTGCTGACCGCCTTTGGCGACATGGACGTCTCGAAGCTCACCGAGAAGCCGGCCGGCCGGCAGCCGATCCGCACCGTCACCTTGCCGATGGAGCGGCTGGACGAATTGGTCGGGCGCATGCGCGATGCCGTCGCCGAAGGTCAGAAAATCTACTGGATCTGCCCTCTGGTCGAGGAATCCGAAGAGATCAAGCTGATGTCGGCGGAGGACCGTTTCGCGTCTCTGAAACCGCTGTTTGGCGACCGGATCGGCTTGGTGCATGGCCGAATGAAGGGTGCGGAGAAGGACGAGGCGATGCGCGCCTTCAAGCAGGGCGAGACGCGCATCCTGATAGCGACCACCGTCATCGAGGTCGGCGTCGACGTGCCGGACGCGACGATCATGGTCATCGAGCATGCCGAACGCTTCGGGCTTGCGCAGTTGCACCAGTTGCGTGGCCGGGTCGGGCGCGGCGACCGGCCCTCTTCTTGCGTGCTGCTTTACAAGGATCCGCTCGGCGAGACGGCGAAGCGCCGGCTGTCGGTGATGCGCGAGACCGAGGACGGATTCCGCATCGCTGAGGAGGACCTCAAGCTGCGCGGCGAAGGCGAGCTGCTGGGCACCCGCCAGTCCGGCACCCCAGGCTTCCAGGTGGCGCGCATCGAGTTCCATGCCGATCTGCTCGAGGCCGCGCGCGACGACGCCCGGCTGATCCTGTCGCGCGATTCGGAACTGCAGTCCGAACGCGGCCAGGCGCTCCGGCTGCTGCTTTATCTGTTCGGGCGCGACGAGGCCGTGCGGCTTCTGCGCGCCGGCTGA
- the glmU gene encoding bifunctional UDP-N-acetylglucosamine diphosphorylase/glucosamine-1-phosphate N-acetyltransferase GlmU, which yields MSQTSCLSVILAAGEGTRMKSAMPKVLHAIAGLPMVAHVVKAAEAAGATGLALVIGHGAEEMRKAAQKFAPKAETFVQEVRLGTAHAVLAAREAISKGYDDILVMFGDTPLIDAGALAAARQKLAEGAAVAVIGFRPPNPTGYGRLIEKGGQLVAIREEKDCSEAEKKIGFCNAGMMAVAGKHALRLLDKVGNDNAKGEFYLTDIVEIAGAEGLDVVATEAEFENALGINNRAELAEAEGIWQARRRREAMLAGVTLIAPETVYFSHDTEIGADTIVEPNVWFGPGVKIATGATIHAFSHLTGATIGENSEVGPFARLRPGADLRKRAKVGNFCEVKQSTVEEGAKVNHLTYIGDARVGAGANIGAGTITCNYDGYSKFFTDIGEGAFIGSNSSLVAPVSIGKGGYIASGSVITESVPDDALAFGRARQKTLPGKGKELRERFASVAAARKKAAE from the coding sequence ATGAGCCAGACATCCTGCCTGTCCGTCATCCTCGCCGCCGGCGAAGGCACGCGCATGAAAAGCGCGATGCCCAAGGTGCTGCACGCCATCGCCGGGCTGCCGATGGTGGCCCATGTCGTGAAAGCCGCCGAAGCCGCAGGGGCAACGGGTCTCGCGCTGGTGATCGGCCATGGCGCGGAGGAAATGCGCAAGGCGGCGCAGAAATTCGCGCCGAAAGCCGAGACTTTCGTCCAGGAGGTACGGCTCGGCACCGCGCATGCCGTGCTTGCCGCGCGCGAAGCGATCTCAAAGGGTTACGACGATATTCTCGTGATGTTCGGCGACACGCCGCTGATCGATGCGGGCGCGCTCGCCGCCGCGCGGCAGAAGCTGGCGGAGGGTGCTGCGGTCGCGGTGATCGGCTTCCGCCCGCCCAATCCGACCGGCTACGGCCGGCTGATCGAAAAGGGCGGTCAGTTGGTCGCCATCCGTGAGGAAAAGGACTGTTCCGAGGCGGAAAAGAAGATCGGCTTCTGCAACGCCGGGATGATGGCGGTCGCGGGCAAGCATGCGCTTCGACTGCTCGACAAGGTCGGCAACGACAACGCGAAAGGCGAGTTCTATCTCACCGACATCGTCGAGATTGCCGGCGCGGAGGGCCTCGACGTGGTGGCCACCGAGGCGGAGTTCGAAAATGCGCTCGGCATCAACAACCGGGCTGAACTCGCCGAGGCGGAAGGCATCTGGCAGGCGCGCCGGCGGCGCGAGGCGATGCTTGCGGGCGTGACGCTGATTGCGCCGGAAACCGTCTATTTCTCGCACGACACCGAAATCGGCGCCGATACGATCGTCGAGCCGAATGTCTGGTTCGGGCCGGGCGTCAAGATTGCCACCGGCGCCACGATCCATGCCTTCAGCCATCTCACGGGCGCCACCATCGGGGAAAACAGCGAGGTTGGGCCGTTCGCGCGACTGCGTCCCGGTGCCGATCTCAGAAAGAGGGCCAAGGTCGGCAATTTCTGCGAGGTCAAGCAGTCGACCGTCGAGGAAGGCGCCAAGGTCAACCACCTGACCTATATCGGCGACGCGCGCGTCGGTGCCGGGGCAAATATCGGCGCCGGCACCATCACCTGCAACTATGACGGCTATTCGAAATTCTTCACCGACATCGGCGAGGGCGCCTTTATCGGCTCGAACTCGTCGCTGGTGGCGCCGGTCTCGATCGGCAAGGGCGGCTACATCGCCTCGGGCAGCGTGATCACCGAGAGCGTGCCCGACGATGCGCTTGCCTTCGGCCGCGCCCGCCAGAAGACCCTGCCCGGCAAGGGCAAGGAACTGCGAGAACGCTTCGCCTCGGTCGCGGCGGCAAGGAAGAAGGCTGCGGAGTAG
- a CDS encoding nuclear transport factor 2 family protein codes for MISRADAETFFKTYAKVFNDAIAGDVGLDDVAAIYSTGFVSVTPAGVMVGENGQRLKEVMKKGFEAYRAIGTKKMTCGGVTVMPIDQDHCVAKVQWSGDYERKNKDRLTIDFEVSYLVERRDGDLKVFGWIAGDEQAEFRKHGLL; via the coding sequence ATGATATCCAGGGCGGACGCCGAGACGTTCTTCAAGACGTATGCGAAGGTCTTCAACGACGCAATTGCCGGCGACGTCGGTCTGGACGACGTTGCCGCGATCTACTCAACCGGCTTTGTCTCGGTGACGCCGGCAGGTGTCATGGTCGGCGAGAATGGCCAGCGATTGAAGGAGGTCATGAAGAAGGGCTTCGAGGCCTATCGGGCGATCGGCACGAAGAAAATGACCTGCGGAGGCGTTACGGTGATGCCCATCGACCAGGACCATTGCGTGGCCAAAGTGCAATGGTCAGGCGACTACGAGCGCAAGAACAAAGATCGCCTTACCATCGACTTCGAGGTCAGCTATCTCGTCGAGAGGCGCGATGGCGATCTGAAGGTCTTTGGCTGGATTGCAGGTGACGAACAGGCTGAATTCAGAAAGCACGGCCTTTTGTAG
- a CDS encoding DUF502 domain-containing protein has protein sequence MSDALKTSGMTRLRNYFLTGFIVCAPLAITAYIAWSLIGWVDSWVKPYIPARYNPDTYLPFPVPGFGLIVALVLITLIGFLTANIVGRAIVNFGERLLGRMPLVRGIYGSLKQIFETVLSNKGDMFRQVGLVEYPRKGVWSLVFVASEKETEINQKLDQEGDPLIAVFMPCTPNPTTGFLMYVHRSEIVLLDMTIEDGAKLIVSAGMVAPEVKAKLVTLNGEPVEGALANPALGAAQPARRSRTASSRPNR, from the coding sequence ATGTCCGATGCTCTGAAGACCTCTGGCATGACCCGGCTCAGGAATTATTTCCTGACCGGCTTCATCGTCTGCGCGCCGCTGGCGATCACCGCCTATATCGCCTGGTCCCTCATCGGCTGGGTCGATTCCTGGGTGAAACCTTACATCCCCGCCCGCTACAATCCCGACACCTATCTGCCGTTCCCGGTGCCCGGCTTCGGGCTGATCGTGGCTTTGGTGCTGATCACGCTGATCGGCTTCCTGACGGCAAACATCGTCGGCCGCGCCATCGTCAATTTCGGCGAGCGGCTGCTCGGCCGCATGCCGCTGGTGCGCGGCATCTATGGCTCGCTGAAGCAGATTTTCGAGACGGTGCTGTCGAACAAGGGCGATATGTTCCGTCAGGTCGGCCTGGTCGAATATCCGCGCAAAGGGGTCTGGTCGCTGGTCTTCGTGGCCAGCGAGAAGGAAACCGAGATCAACCAGAAGCTCGACCAGGAAGGCGATCCGCTGATCGCGGTGTTCATGCCCTGCACGCCGAACCCGACCACCGGCTTCCTGATGTATGTGCATAGATCCGAGATCGTGCTGCTCGACATGACGATCGAGGACGGCGCCAAGCTGATCGTTTCGGCCGGCATGGTGGCGCCGGAGGTCAAGGCCAAGCTGGTGACGCTGAACGGCGAGCCTGTCGAGGGGGCGCTCGCCAACCCGGCGCTGGGTGCCGCTCAGCCGGCGCGCAGAAGCCGCACGGCCTCGTCGCGCCCGAACAGATAA